GCGATAAATATCATCGTTATAGCTATTATTAGCACCAGAAATATTGGAAATCGCCTTATCATAACACCCTCCCCTCATAACGAAAAAAACAATATCAAATATTACTTAACATTTTCTTGAAAATGGCCAGATATCCCTGCTAAAATCTTTCTATTCCATACTTTTTAAACGTCTTTTAAACATTGCAAGATAACTTGCCCGTTAGCTTAAGATGTTTCACATTACACCTAAACAGAGCATTAAATGAGAGTCCCTTTTTAATCCGGTATTGCAACCTATGCATGTAAGCCACATTAACCTCCCTCTTGCATCAGCCATCACCCCCCATAAAATATAAAAAACTTCGAGCGTATAATCGAAGTTTAAAAAAACTGGATTTCTTTTTTTATACCGGGGGACTTATTTATTAGGCCCGGCCCACTAATTCTAGGTCTTACCTAAAATAACTAAGCCACGTCGCAGTCCAGACAGAATGCGACATTGTTTTTCTCCCTAAACTCCAGAAGGGGAAGTATAATAAGACAATAAAAACCTTTAGTGAGTAGGGGTCGTTTTGTTAGTAACTGATATGACAATAATAGCAACAGTTCTTTTTTTAATTGCTTTCTTAGCTGGTTTTATTGATAGCATTGCTGGAGGCGGTGGTCTTCTACTTATGCCCGCATTATTATTAGCTGGTCTTCCTCCACAGACTGCCTTAGGAACCAATAAATTTGCTGCAACAATCGGAACAGGGTTTGCCTTAATAAACTTTGCAAGAAATAAAAAGATAATTTGGAGAATAGTTTCGGCAGGAATCCTTTTCTCTTTGCTCGGTGCTTTTATAGGTTCAAAGACAATCCTTATTTTTTCTAACGAAATTGTAGGAAAAATTATTGTTATTCTATTACCATTGGCTATGATAGGAATTCTTTTACCCAAAAAAGAACGGCATTCTAAGGATGGATCTTCCGCTAAAGAGGAAGAAGAGAAATTCTCTACAAGAGATCTTTATTTCAAAGTTCCCATCATTTGCTCTTTGATAGGATTTTATGATGGTTTTTTCGGACCAGGAACCGGTAGCTTTTTTATTATGGCTTTTTACTTGTTTATCAGTATGGACCTGGTGGAAGCTTCTGCAACATCCAAGGTGTTTAATTTTGCTTCAAATATTGGAGCATTAATAGTTTTCCTTCTTGAAGCAAAAGTAGTTTTATTACTTGGGTTACTGCTCGCCATTGCCAATATTGTGGGCAATTATTTAGGCAGTTCTCTTGCAATAAACAAGGGGCATAATGTAGTAAAAATAGGTCTCATTACGATTCTTTTAATTCTATTTATCTCTCTTTTCTGGAATTATTTTGTTAAATGATCAGCTGAAATGTATATGAGTTTCTTTTTGCGTAAGTTGTAAGCTTATAATCTGGAGCAGGTCCTTTCTCAAACTCCCGTACATCCTTGCTTCACTTTTTACCTACAAAACGAAACATTAGGCGTCTTTCTTGGCTCTTCTTATTGCAGCATATGCATGTAAGCCACATATTCTGTATCCCCCTCTTATTTCAATCACCCCCAAACAATAAAACTTCGAGCGTTTGCCCGAAGCTAAATACAGCTTAATTTATTTTTTTGACCTAATAGAAATCTTACCGTTGTTTACTTGCTCTTTATAAAAGCTAAAGTTTGTACGTTTTACCGTGCCCTTTATTACCCTATCCCTTCTGTCATAAAAGGTATATAAAAGTAACAATGTAGTAATTGCTCCCCATGCAAAGTGTGCCCCCATATCAACCAATGCTTCATTAAAGATTCGGTAAATATACGGGCGTGGTGATACCAGATTTGGAATAATGGCGACATGTACAATCCATAGTGCTAACCCTAAACCTATCCCTTTAATCACCCCAAAACGACTTCCGGTAACGAAAAGAATAAGTAATAGTGCTATTCCTAAAATACCACCGGCAAGAAAATGGGTAAACTCTCCCATTAAAAGTTTAGACAGAACCACTCGCTGGTGAGGAAATATTAACTGAGAGAGATAATGACCGGTGGTAGACTAGGCAATATTATAATAAACGGCTACCCAGTGAACTACTTCGTCCCCCATAACACCCAATAATCCAGCTAGAAAGCCATATATTACAATATTACAGGATCTTTAGCCCGGTTATTTGCTGCGTCAGTCATTGTATTTCTCAAGCCGTGATAGATATTCTTGGAACCAATACTGGTGCATTTCTTCGTCCAACATAAAATACCAAAGGTGATCTGTTAGATCGGCCAGCTGCGGATCAGTGTCAGCCATTTTGATAAATGTTTCGTACATATCAACTGCTTTATTCTCCACAGCAATTCCAAGCTTGTACTGATCTTTCAGGCTCATTAAATCCAGAGCTTTTCCAGAGACAAATCCGGCAAATATGGCAGCTGCTTCCACTGGTTTGGGAAGTTTTACACCCATTTCTTTCAGCTTTTCATAGTAAAAATTAACATGTTCCTCTTCCCTAATTATAAATCTTTCGTACCTTTTGGATATGCGGTTCTTCAATAGTCTTTAATTGGGAATTGTAAAGATCGCGTTGGTAGATTTCCAGGGAGTAAAATTCTCTGAGCTTGTAGATTAGTTTCTTCTCATCCATATTTCTACTCCTTTAATTTACTTTTAGGATAACCTTTACCCTTCGGATTTATTATTACCTTTCCAGTAACCGTTGATTTTATTTATTTTTCTCCTTTTTTGTCATACCTAATAAGCGCGGATCTTATCTTGTTCCGGTAACTGCAGCATTTGCATGTAAGCCATATTAACCACCCTCTTGCATTAGCCATCACCCCCCATAAAATGCAGAAAACTTCGGGAGTATACCCGAAGCTAATAACACCTGGATTCTTATTTAAACCCACAAGGTAAGTTTTCAAACTGCCTAGCCCAATGACCAGATCTATCCCGACAATTGTTATACGCAATAAATAAATCCCCAAACCCCTCATTATAAGTATTGATTACATAGGATGTAGGAGATTAGGGGAAGCTAGCCATTAGGCGTAATCAAGATTAAGAAAGCAACCATGTTTTTAGAATGAACATGGCTAGCGGGAATTTTTGTATTTGCCTTACGGAACTTTAAAGAAGGGATGGATAATGGTGGTTCAGATAGGTAATTATCATTTAGGCAGAGCAGAAACTGCAAAACAACCCAAAATGGATGCTGGTGAAATTTTCTTGTTATGGGATATGCTTGTATCTCGCTACGATATAATTGCGAAAACCCAAATACATCAAAATTTCGCTCACGATTATGACCTTAAGACTTTGCTAAGCGTGGGGCTATCAGGTACCCTCGAAAAGCAGGCTACATTGTTAGAAAATGAAATGAATACTCATCGCATACCACTACCAGTAAGAAACCCCAAGAGTGTTAACTTACCTAGCCATAGT
The Bacillota bacterium genome window above contains:
- a CDS encoding DUF3231 family protein, with protein sequence MVVQIGNYHLGRAETAKQPKMDAGEIFLLWDMLVSRYDIIAKTQIHQNFAHDYDLKTLLSVGLSGTLEKQATLLENEMNTHRIPLPVRNPKSVNLPSHSEVLDDEFIYRDVFFGIQGFLDYHARVIRSITTNDKFRKQLIDMAIEELYLFDRLVKFGKLKGWLKVPPIYQSS